DNA sequence from the Oncorhynchus clarkii lewisi isolate Uvic-CL-2024 chromosome 9, UVic_Ocla_1.0, whole genome shotgun sequence genome:
TGAGCAGTCTGTTCCACAAGGCAACCAAAAAGAAGATACGTGGGCGACCCCTCCCACCCTCTACACCCTCAGATGGAGACCCCTCCAACCCTCTACACCCTTAGGTGGAGACCCCTCCCACCCTCTACACCCTCAGGTGGAGACCCCTCCCACCCTCTACACCCTCAGGTGGAGACCCCTCCAACCCTCTACACCCTTAGGTGGAGACCCCTCCCACCCTCTACACCCTCCAAAAAGAAGACACGTGGGCGACCCCTCCCACCCTCTACACCCTCAGGTGGAGACCCCTCCCACCCTCTACACCCTCAGGTGGAGACCCCTCCCACCCTCTACACCCTCAGATGGAGACCCCTCCCACCCTCTACACCCTCAGGTGGAGACCCCTCCCACCCTCTACTACACCCTCAGGTGGAGACCCCTCCCTCACTCTACACCCTCAGGTGGAGACCCCTCCCACCCTCTACACCCTCAGGTGGAGACCCCTCCCACCCTCTACACCCTCAGGTGGAGACCCCTCCCACCCTCTACACCCTCAGGTGGAGACCCCTCCCACCCTCTACACCCTCAGGTGGAGACCCCTCCCACCCTCTACACCCTCAGGTGGAGACCCCTCCCTCACTTTACACCCTCAGGTGGAGACCCCTCCCACCCTCTACAACCTCAGGTGGAGACCCCTCCCACCCTCTACACCCTCAGGTGGAGACCCCTCCCACCCTCTACACCCTCAGGTGGAGACCCCTCCCTCACTCTACACCCTCAGGTGGAGACCCCTCCCACCCTCTACACCCTCAGGTGGAGACCCCTCCCACCCTCTACACCCTCAGGTGGAGACCCCTCCCACCCTCTACTACACCCTCAGGTGGAGACCCCTCCATCACTCTACACCCTCAGGTGGAGACCCCTCCCACCCACTACACCCTCAGGTGGAGACCCCTCCCACCCTCTACACCCTCAGGTGGAGACCCCTCCCACCCTCTACACCCTCAGGGGGAGACCCCTCCCACCCTCTACTACACCCTCAGGTGGAGACCCCTCCCACCCTCTACTACACCCTCAATTCGTAAGGTTTCCCTCTGGCAGACGCTTCAGGCCAAATGCTGTTGCTTGTGCTGTAGGACTACTAACTGCAGTGTAAATTGTACCGGTATATGTACTCATCTATCCAGTGCAGTTGGAGCAGTAGTCATTTGTGAGCGAATGTATCAATGTCCTCTATGTTTTCAGTTTACGCAGTaggatggactgactggtttaagtgtgtgtgatgtgagaaTGCATGTGCATGTGATTATTTTAATGTCAGGTGATGCCAAGTATACATTTCCATCCTGGATGGGAAATCTacttttattctattctatttattCTATCTTGTTCTGACGGCAGCTCTACCTCCATCTTGTTCTGAGGGCAGCTCTACCCCCATCTTGTTCTGAGGGCAGCTCTACCCCCATCTTGTTCTGAGGGCAGCTCTACCCCCATCTTGTTCTGAGGGCAGCTCTACCTCCATCTTGTTCTGAGGGCAGCTCTACCCCCATCTTGTTCTGAGGGCAGCTCTACCCCCATCTTGTTCTGAGGGCAGCTCTACCTCCATCTTGTTCTGAGGGCAGCTCTACCTCCATCTTGTTCTGAAGGCAGCTCTACCTCCATCTTGTTCTGAGGGCAGTTCTACCTCCATCTTGTTCTGAGGGCAGCTCTACCCCCATCTTGTTCTGAGGGCAGCTCTACCTCCATCTTGTCCTGAGGGCAGCTCTACCTCCATCTTGTTCTGAGAGCAGCTCTACCTCCATCTTGTTCTGAGGGCAGCTCTACCCCCATCTTGTTCTGAGGGCAGCTCTACCTCCATCTTGTTCTGAGGGCAGCTCTACCTCCATCTTGTCCTGAGGGCAGCTCTACCTCCATTTTGTTCTGAGGGCAGCTCTACCTCCATCTTGTTCTGAGGGCAGCTCTACCTCCATCTTGTTCTGAGAGCAGCTCTACCTCCATCTTGTTCTGAGGGCAGCTCTACCTCCATATTGTTCTGAGGGCAGCTCTACATCTTGTTCTGAGAGCACCTCTACCCCCATCTTCTTCTGAGGGCAGGTCTACCTCCATCTTGTTCTGAGGGCAGCTCTACCTCCATCTTGTTCTGAGGGCAGCTCTACCTCCATCTTGTTCTGAGGGCAGCTCTACCTCCATCTTGTCCTGAGGGCAGCTCTACCTCCATCTTGTTCTGAGGGCAGCTCTACCTCCATCTTGTTCTGAGGGCAGCTCTACCTCCATCTTGTTCTGAGGGCAGCTCTACCTCCATCTTGTTCTGAGGGCAGCTCTACCTCCATCTTGTTCTGAGGGCAGCTCTACCTCCATCTTGTCCTGAGGGCAGCTCTACCTCCATCTTGTTCTGAGGGCAGCTCTACCTCCATATTTTTCTGAGGGCAGCTCTACCTCCATCTTGTTCTGTGGGCAGCTCTACCTCCACCTTGTCCTGAGGGCAGCTCTACCTCCATCTTGTTCTGAGGGCAGCTCTACCTCCATCTTGTCCTGAGGGCAGCTCTACCTCCATCTTGTTCTGAGGGCAGCTCTACCTTAAGGTTTGTTGGGTGAAGTCAACGGTGGTCAAGCTTAAATCAACGGTAAGTAGGCAGAGGCTGTcatgttagggctagggttagggttgagccgtgatgtggacatgaggctagggttagggatgaggctagggttagggttgagccgggatgtggacatgaggctagggttagggatgaggctagggttggggttgagccgggatgtggacatgaggctagggttagggatgaggctagggttagggttgagctgggatgtggacatgaggctagggttagagatgaggctagggttagggtttagctgggatgtggacatgaggctagggttagggatgaggctagggttagggttgagctgggatgtggacatgaggctagggttagggatgaggctagggttagggttgagctgggatgtggacatgaggctagggttagggatgaggctagggttagggttgagctgggatgtggacatgaggctagggttagggttgagctgggatgtggacatgaggctagggttagggatgaggctagggttagggttgagctgggatgtggacatgaggctagggttagggatgaggctaggattagggttgagctgggatgtggacatgaggctagggttagggatgaggctagggttagggttgagctgggatgtggatgagggttagggatgaggctagggttagggttgagctgggatgtggatgagggttagggatgaggctagggttagggttgagctgggatgggaacatgaggctagggttagggatgaggctagggttagggttgagctgggatgtggacatgaggctagggttagggatgaggctagggttagggttgagctgggatgtggacatgaggctagggttagggataagactagggttagggttgagctgggatgtggacatgaggctagggttagggatgaggctagggttagggttgagctgggatgtggacatgaggctagggttagggatggggctagggttagggttgacctgggatgtggacatgaggctagggttaaggatgaggctagggttagggttaggctgggttgtggacatgaggctagggttagggttgagctgggatgtggacatgaggctagggttagggatgaggctagggttagggttgagctgggatgtggacatgaggctagggttagggttgagctgggatgtggacatgaggctagggttagggatgaggctagggttagggttgagctgggatgtggacatgaggctagggttagggatgaggctagggttagggttgagctgggatgtggacatgaggctagggttagggttgagctgggatgtgggacatgaggctagggttagggatgaggctagggttagggttgagctgggatgtggacatgaggctagggttagggatgagggttagggttgagctgggatgtggacatgaggctagggttagggatgagggttagggttgagctgggatgtggacatgaggctagggttagggatgaggctagggttagggttgagctgggatgtggacatgaggctagggttagggttgagctgggatgtggacatgaggctagggttagggatgaggctagggttagggttgagctgggatgtggacatgaggctagggttagggatgaggctagggttagggttgagctgggatgtggacatgaggctagggttagggttgagctgggatgtggacatgcggctagggttagggatgaggctagggttagggttgagctgggatgtggatgagggttagggatgaggctagggttagggttgagctgggatgggaacatgaggctagggttagggatgaggctagggttagggttgagctgggatgtggacatgaggctagggttagggatgaggctagggttagggttgagctgggatgtggacatgaggctaggtttagggatgagactagggttagggttgagctgggatgtggacatgaggctagggttagggatgaggctagggttagggttgagctgggatgtggacatgaggctagggttagggttgagctgggatgtggacatgaggctagggttagggatgaggctagggttagggttgagctgggatgtggacatgaggctagggttagggatgaggctagggttagggttgagctgggatgtggatgagggttagggatgaggctagggttagggttgagctgggatgtggatgagggttagggatgaggctagggttagggttgagctgggatgggaacatgaggctagggttagggatgaggctagggttagggttgagctgggatgtgggcATGAGATTGGGTTagggatgaggctagggttagggttgagctgggatgtggacatgaggctagggttagggatgagactagggttagggttgagctgggatgtggacatgaggctagggttagggatgaggctagggttagggttgagctgggatgtggacatgaggctagggttagggatggggctagggttagggttgacctgggatgtggacatgaggctagggttaaggatgaggctagggttagggttaggctgggttgtggacatgaggctagggttagggttgagctgggatgtggacatgaggctagggttagggatgaggctagggttagggttgagctgggatgtggacatgaggctagggttagggttgagctgggatgtggacatgaggctagggttagggatgaggctagggttagggttgagctgggatgtggacatgaggctagggttagggatgaggctagggttagggttgagctgggatgtggacatgaggctagggttagggttgagctgggatgtgggacatgaggctagggttagggatgaggctagggttagggttgagctgggatgtggacatgaggctagggttagggatgagggttagggttgagctgggatgtggacatgaggctagggttagggatgagggttagggttgagctgggatgtggacatgaggctagggttagggatgaggctagggttagggttgagctgggatgtggacatgaggctagggttagggttgagctgggatgtggacatgaggctagggttagggatgaggctagggttagggttgagctgggatgtggacatgaggctagggttagggatgaggctagggttagggttgagctgggatgtggacatgaggctagggttagggatgaggctagggttagggttgagctgggatgtggacatgaggctagggttagggttgagctgggatgtggacatgaggctagggttagggatgaggctagggttagggttgagctgggatgtggacatgaggctagggttagggatgaggctaggattagggttgagctgggatgtggacatgaggctagggttagggatgaggctagggttagggttgagctgggatgtggatgagggttagggatgaggctagggttagggttgagctgggatgtggatgagggttagggatgaggctagggttagggttgagctgggatgggaacatgaggctagggttagggatgaggctagggttagggttgagctgggatgtggacatgaggctagggttagggatgaggctagggttagggttgagctgggatgtggacatgaggctagggttagggatgagactagggttagggttgagctgggatgtggacatgaggctagggttagggatgaggctagggttagggttgagctgggatttGGACaggaggctagggttagggatgaggctagggttagggttgagctgggatgtggacatgaggctagggttagggatgaggctagggttagggttgagctgggatgtggacatgaggctagggttagggatgagactagggttaaggttgagctgggatgtggacatgaggctagggttagggatgaggctagggatagggttgagctgggatgtggacatgaggctagggttacggatgaggctagggttgagctgggatgtggacatgaggctagggttagggttgagctgggatgtggacatgaggctagggttagggatgaggctagggttagggttgagctgggatgtggacatgaggctaggtttagggatgaggctagggttgagctgggatgtggacatgaggctagggttagggttgagctgggatgtggacataaggctagggttagggatgaggctagggttagggttgagctgggatgtggacatgaggctagggttagggatgagactagggttagggttgagcttggatgtggacatgaggctagggttagggatgaggctagggttagggtggagctgggatgtggacatgaggctagggttagggatgaggctagggttagggttgagctgggatgtggacatgaggctagggttaaggatgaggctagggttagggttaggctgggttgtggacatgaggctagagttagggatgaggctagggttagggttgagctgggatgtggacatgaggctagggttagggttgagctgggatgtggacatgaggctagggttagggatgaggctagggttagggttgagctgggatgtggacatgaggctagggttagggatgaggctagggttagggttgagctgggatttggacatgaggctagggttagggttgagctgggatgtgggaCATGAGGCTAGTGTTagggatgaggctagggttagggttgagctgggatgtggacatgaggctagggttagggttgagctgggatgtgggacatgaggctagggttagggatgaggctagggttagggttgagctgggatgtggacatgaggctagggttagggatgaggctagggttagggttgagctgggatgtggacatgaggctagggttagggatgaggctagggttagggttgagctgggatgtggacatgaggctagggttagggttgagctgggatgtggacatgaggctagggttagggatgaggctagggttagggttgagctgggatgtggacatgagcctagggttagggatgaggctagggttagggttgagctgggatgtggacatgaggctagggttagggatgaggctagggttagggttgagctgggatgtggacatgaggctatGGTTAtggatgaggctagggttagggttgagctgggatgtggatgaggctagggttagggatgaggctagggttagggtagagcTGGGATGGgaacatgaggctagggttagggatgaggctatggttagggttgagctgggatgtggacatgaggctagggttagggatgaagctagggttaggtttgagctGGGTTGTGGACAttaggctagggttagggttgagctgggatgtggacatgaggctagggttagggttgagctgggatgtggacatgaggctagggttagggatgaggctagggttagggttgagctgggatgtggacatgaggctagggttagggatgaggctagggttgagctgggatgtggacatgaggctagggttagggttgagctgggatgtggacatgaggctagggttagggatgaggctagggttagggttgagctgggatgtggacatgaggctagggttagggatgagactaggggtagggttgagcttggatgtggacatgaggctagggttagggatgaggctagggttagggtggagctgggatgtggacatgaggctagggttaaggatgaggctagggttagggttgagctgggatgtggacatgaggctagggttaaggatgaggctagggttagggttaggctgggttgtggacatgaggctagggttagggatgaggctagggttagggttgagctgggatgtggacatgaggctaggtttgagttgagctgggatgtggacatgaggctagggttagggatgaggctagggttagggttgagctgggatgtggacatgaggctaggggtAGGTTTAATGTCCCCTACAGTACCTACCTGTGGTTTGGAGAGAAGTAGAGTCAGGCCCCatgatagggttagggtcaggtttagggttgggttagggttagggtcagggttagggtcagggtcagggttagggttggggtcagggttagggtcggggttagggtcagggttagggtcagggggcAGTGATAGCGTTCCTACCTGTGGTATGGAGAGCAGTAGGGCCAAGCCCCAGGCCGTCATGATGGGGGTGTTCCAGCGCGACACAGACCCACCACGGTAGGCTTGTAGTGGGCAGCAGATGGCATAGTGCCGATCTACCGTCATGGCAACGATCATATAGGAGGACGCGAACATCCCTACGATCTGCAGGTACTTTACTGAGCGACACAGAAAATCCGGCCCCTGGAACCTTCCTGTGATGTCCCATACCAGCTGGGGAAGTACCTAAGGGACGGACAGGAAACAGGAGGATATTAAACTTTGCTATGTTAGATACTAGCATACTACTTATAATCCATTAATCAATACATGATGCTAGTGTGGATATAGAAACAGAGTAGACTAGCTCCTAAAGCaatggaataaaaaaaaaattttttttgaaTGATCAGGCCATTTACATTGTGTTTTGAGAACTGCGCCCAGTCCACCACACAATGGTGGGCGAATGTGTGCTTAACTGACAGGTCCACACTCAATACATAAGTGCAGCCAGTATGTCAGTGCGTTAGAGGGTTGGGGAATAGTTGACTCATTCATATTGTTATAATCAAAGCCATTAGTAAACATACTAGAGTGGTCATGCTAGCTAGCTGTACCGTAACAATATGTCCTCATTACATAGATCACTCATAGGCTACTGATGTTGAGTACACCAATGTGGTGCCTAGCAACCAGAACAGGGTTGGGATCAATCTCAAGAAAACTGGAGTCGACTCCATACCCTGAGATGTCAGTCTCACCTGGAACAGCGCCACCACCAGGTCAGCAAGACACAGGTTGACCATGAACAGGTGCATGGGAGCGTTTTGTTTCCTCCTGCGAAGCAGCACCCACAGTACAAAGCCGTTTCCCAGGGTAGTCAGGGCCAGTACCAGGCCCAGCACCCCTATCTCGGCCCGGGCCAGGCCCAGATCCCTCACCCTGGGCTGGGGTAAGGCTTGGGGCGTGGTGGTTGAGGCGTTCTCTGGGATAATCCAATAGTAGGACCCTGCGCCTCCATGAGAACTGTTGAGGGACGTGAAGtcggagaagagggaggaagtgaggttGTTTCTTCCTGCCATCGCAGATGTCAGAGAGGAGTGGCCTAATCCATCCCAACCCGTTTTCTCTGAGATACTTTCCATGCCTAAGtaataacaaaaataaaacaacagaaacctTAGAAAAAGAATAACGATAAAATCGCTTACTGAGTTTGTTTGTGGAGGGAGAGGGCACAGAGGGCCTGTGGAAATAACCTAGTGCTAAATCCCAACTCCGGTCTCTACAAGGAGCATGCGAGTCACAAGCTTACCTTGTTTGTTTACGTTAAAATAAACATTTCGGGTTAAGATCTGATAATAAACCATTGGTTTGTTAGTTTGGGATAATCCCATTTTTATTAAATTATATTCAATTGCCCCCCAATTTGTTGGACAGACGAGTTGTCTTActatccctctccccttccttcctaCGTCTTATCACTGTCTCTGTCCAGACATCTTGTCATAACTTCTGTCATCTTTCATTGACTTCTTCCAAGGTCAATATAACAGGCACAAACTCTGTGATTTTGGGAATAGAGCTTCATGCTTCTAGCAAGGAAatggaagagcgagagagacagagggagagtgagtgagtgagtgagacagtgagacaaagagtgagagagagagagagagagagagagagagagagagagagagagagagagagagagagagagagagagagagagat
Encoded proteins:
- the LOC139417377 gene encoding vasopressin V2 receptor-like; amino-acid sequence: MESISEKTGWDGLGHSSLTSAMAGRNNLTSSLFSDFTSLNSSHGGAGSYYWIIPENASTTTPQALPQPRVRDLGLARAEIGVLGLVLALTTLGNGFVLWVLLRRRKQNAPMHLFMVNLCLADLVVALFQVLPQLVWDITGRFQGPDFLCRSVKYLQIVGMFASSYMIVAMTVDRHYAICCPLQAYRGGSVSRWNTPIMTAWGLALLLSIPQFFIFSRSEVSPGEFECWGHFAEQWGLKAYITWMTLAVFLLPALIITVCQIRIFREIHNNIYLKSERMVSAELKKNNAVISLALTPPSISKAMSKTVRMTLVIVLVYTVCWSPFFIVQLWAAWDPNPPDQGVAFTILMLLASLNSCTNPWIYTFFSSSVSRELQALLRCRPRTPRRGSIPDDSTTTHTSTTTHTSTTKDSLY